The following coding sequences are from one Humulus lupulus chromosome X, drHumLupu1.1, whole genome shotgun sequence window:
- the LOC133805572 gene encoding uncharacterized protein LOC133805572, whose protein sequence is MVKKDCPKLKDLKNDDKFVSARVFALTKGEAKTSNAVVTGQITISGKLCNVLFNSGATHSFISVNMKDRLDKPYELFRDKFVTKLPSGEVMLSSRGVHDIVVRVEGRDLPVDLIKLDLKDYGVILGIDSLARHRATIDYKSKIVNLRIEGRG, encoded by the coding sequence ATGGTTAAGAAGGACTGTCCAAAGTTAAAGGACCTAAAGAATGATGACAAGTTTGTGTCAGCCAGAGTTTTCGCTCTTACAAAGGGTGAGGCGAAAACCAGTAATGCGGTGGTAACAGGTCAAATTACTATCTCCGGTAAACTGTGCAACGTATTATTCAATTCAGGAGCTACGCATTCCTTTATCTCTGTGAATATGAAAGATAGGTTAGATAAACCTTACGAACtatttagagataagtttgtgaCGAAATTACCCTCGGGGGAAGTGATGTTATCTAGCAGAGGAGTGCACGACATTGTAGTTAGAGTTGAAGGCAGAGATTTACCAGTAGACTTAATCAAACTAGACCTCAAGGATTACGGCGTAATATTAGGAATTGATTCGTTGGCAAGGCACAGAGCGACAATAGACTATAAGAGTAAGATAGTCAATCTTAGAATAGAAGGCAGAGGGTAG